The Pseudoalteromonas carrageenovora IAM 12662 DNA window CTTAATACTTGCCCTGTATGCTCAGCTCCAGCGTCTAAACCGTTAGGGTGTTGGCTAGGCGCTGCTTCACATAAATGTAAATACTTAGCGCGGCGATTACTAGCGGCTAAATGTACAAAATGTTCAGCATCAGCAACACTAAAACCACTGCAATTATAAGCGCTTACTGGCATGTAAGTTATACTATCTAAATCAACCTCAATACCTAGTGCATAATTATCGGTGTTGTTAAGTGCATGAGTGACAGCGCTACTTAGCGTTATTTCTCTTCTTACTGCAATTGCTTGATAACTAGTAAAACTGTGATTGGCTTGGGCCATTGCATCAAGTGTTGCCTGATTATTTTTAAGTTCGTGTAACCCAATTACATGGTAGTTATTTAAGTGCTGCTCGTCATAGGCGTAGGTAAAGCCATTTCCACTATGGCGTCCTTCACATGGTCTGAAATCGGCATGAGGATCTAAATTTATAGCGTTGATAGGGTTTTGGCTGTGTTTACTCAAAGCTCTAATAATACCTAGGCAGTTATTATGTCCGCCCCCTATTACAATAGGCTCAAGACCAGCTTTAAAGATTAAACTTAAAACGGCTTCTACACGTTCATCAAGCTGCCTGCAAAGTTCACGCAACTGAGTTAATTGCTCAGGCTGTTTTGCACTTAGCGGGTTACTTTGCAGCATTAAATCAGTGGTATTAACTTCACCAAGTAGTAATATTTTTTGAGTTGCAATAAATTGATTATGAGGCTGATTTAAAAAGCGCTTTAAAAAGGCAGGCCAAGCTTGGTGGGCACCTTTATTTCCTAAATTTGCTCTGGGACCGATATCTTCACAAATACCAAGTAATACATAGCGAATGCCAAATTGAGCTGCATCTATTA harbors:
- a CDS encoding formimidoylglutamase, whose protein sequence is MTSYLTVYDESAVKALCTTRANETKAWQSMALLDTQVNVQQALIDAAQFGIRYVLLGICEDIGPRANLGNKGAHQAWPAFLKRFLNQPHNQFIATQKILLLGEVNTTDLMLQSNPLSAKQPEQLTQLRELCRQLDERVEAVLSLIFKAGLEPIVIGGGHNNCLGIIRALSKHSQNPINAINLDPHADFRPCEGRHSGNGFTYAYDEQHLNNYHVIGLHELKNNQATLDAMAQANHSFTSYQAIAVRREITLSSAVTHALNNTDNYALGIEVDLDSITYMPVSAYNCSGFSVADAEHFVHLAASNRRAKYLHLCEAAPSQHPNGLDAGAEHTGQVLSALTNSYLQAKEQ